In Streptomyces sp. NBC_00448, the following are encoded in one genomic region:
- a CDS encoding D-Ala-D-Ala carboxypeptidase family metallohydrolase, translating into MTSSPSSSSSPSSPPSSSSPFDRRTLLRGTLAAGAGVVLGPILLSGSAYAYTWSRTLQQGSTGADVTELQIRVAGWATGSAGHTRVAIDGDFGPGTATAVRLFQSAYGLSSDGVVGPASQAQLNALQQSDGSTVHFDFSEFTDRVSGTFDGGKVSAAAAKENVRRAMYKLEALRRKLGDVPITVNSGFRSISHNAAVGGASDSMHLYGTAADLDVPGVANKTVYQKAETCGFSGLETYTEDHQHVDSRADLGRAWWWENGTV; encoded by the coding sequence ATGACCTCGTCCCCGTCCTCGTCCTCCTCGCCGTCCTCGCCTCCCTCGTCCTCCTCCCCCTTCGACCGCCGCACCCTGCTGCGCGGAACGCTGGCCGCAGGCGCCGGCGTCGTCCTCGGACCGATCCTGCTGTCCGGCTCTGCGTACGCGTACACCTGGTCGCGTACCCTCCAGCAGGGATCGACCGGCGCCGACGTGACCGAACTGCAGATCAGGGTGGCCGGCTGGGCCACCGGCAGCGCCGGCCACACCCGGGTCGCCATCGACGGGGACTTCGGCCCGGGCACCGCCACGGCGGTCCGGCTCTTCCAGTCCGCCTACGGCCTGTCGTCCGACGGCGTCGTCGGCCCCGCCTCCCAGGCGCAGCTCAACGCCCTTCAGCAGTCCGACGGTTCCACCGTGCACTTCGACTTCAGCGAGTTCACCGACCGGGTGAGCGGCACCTTCGACGGCGGCAAGGTCAGCGCCGCCGCCGCGAAGGAGAACGTCCGCCGCGCGATGTACAAGCTCGAAGCGCTCCGCAGGAAGCTCGGCGACGTCCCGATCACCGTCAACTCCGGCTTCCGCAGCATCTCCCACAACGCCGCGGTCGGCGGGGCGAGCGACAGCATGCACCTGTACGGCACGGCCGCCGACCTCGACGTCCCGGGCGTGGCCAACAAGACCGTCTACCAGAAGGCGGAGACCTGCGGATTCTCCGGCCTGGAGACCTACACCGAGGACCACCAGCACGTGGACAGCCGGGCCGACCTCGGCCGGGCCTGGTGGTGGGAGAACGGCACCGTCTGA
- a CDS encoding esterase-like activity of phytase family protein: MTSRPFSRKRTRVAVAIVATAAVVGAGTAAAQAHGWLSAPSHDFSATADSYSGHGKVTGNVLRNDARATAVVRHTDPSDGTATVDPDGSFTYTPKAGFKGTDTFTYTATDAVQLFKDTQANGDALPPLAKVAGPNGTTTEISGEGYGSSLAPVPGRSGYFYGLTDRGPNADAPDGNKSEMVLDFTPQIGEFKLVGGKAELVKKVTLKGPKSLGGVNYSGRPPHDTSEVIDDVNATNANGGTPVPVAKDPYGYDSEGLVALPDGTFWVSDEYGPYLTHFDANGYELGRLTPYKDSQDNAYHKIVGYLPAEFADRLKNKGMEGLTVTPDGSTLVGVMQSALQQPDLGSTKAGNVSTTRVITINLRTYQTKQYLYLLDDPDDTGDANSEITALSDTKFLVDERDGNFEPFAQKNLYEIDINGATDVSGLTIGGKSPEAFVGKKGTNDALAALTGAGVHVAQKQPYLNVGTLVSQLDPSGAFFSHDKVEGVATTDAGKTLYLSNDDDFGIDTIAVDPDGKWTVHQKVMPPTGQTDNGEILKVDTTKLPAVLKTVTVTIHVR, encoded by the coding sequence ATGACTTCGAGACCCTTCTCCCGCAAGCGCACCCGGGTTGCCGTCGCGATCGTCGCCACCGCCGCCGTGGTGGGCGCGGGCACCGCCGCGGCCCAGGCCCACGGCTGGCTGTCGGCTCCGTCGCACGACTTCAGCGCGACGGCCGACTCGTACTCCGGCCACGGCAAGGTGACCGGCAACGTGCTGCGCAACGACGCCCGCGCGACCGCGGTCGTCCGGCACACCGACCCGTCCGACGGCACCGCGACGGTCGACCCGGACGGCTCGTTCACGTACACCCCCAAGGCCGGCTTCAAGGGCACGGACACCTTCACCTACACGGCGACCGACGCGGTGCAGCTGTTCAAGGACACCCAGGCGAACGGCGACGCCCTGCCGCCGCTGGCGAAGGTCGCCGGCCCGAACGGCACCACCACCGAGATCTCCGGTGAGGGCTACGGCTCCTCGCTCGCCCCGGTGCCCGGCAGGTCCGGCTACTTCTACGGCCTCACCGACCGCGGCCCCAACGCCGACGCCCCCGACGGCAACAAGTCCGAGATGGTGCTGGACTTCACGCCGCAGATCGGCGAGTTCAAGCTCGTGGGCGGGAAGGCCGAACTGGTCAAGAAGGTCACCCTGAAGGGCCCGAAGAGCCTGGGCGGCGTCAACTACAGCGGCCGCCCGCCGCACGACACCAGCGAGGTGATCGACGACGTCAACGCGACCAACGCCAACGGCGGTACGCCGGTCCCCGTCGCCAAGGACCCGTACGGCTACGACTCCGAGGGCCTGGTCGCGCTGCCGGACGGCACGTTCTGGGTCTCGGACGAGTACGGCCCGTACCTCACGCACTTCGACGCCAACGGCTACGAGTTGGGCCGGCTGACCCCGTACAAGGACAGCCAGGACAACGCGTATCACAAGATCGTCGGCTACCTGCCGGCCGAGTTCGCGGACCGCCTGAAGAACAAGGGCATGGAGGGTCTGACGGTCACCCCGGACGGCTCGACCCTGGTGGGCGTCATGCAGTCCGCGCTCCAGCAGCCGGACCTCGGCAGCACCAAGGCCGGCAACGTCTCGACCACCCGCGTCATCACGATCAACCTGCGCACGTACCAGACCAAGCAGTACCTCTACCTGCTGGACGACCCGGACGACACCGGTGACGCCAACAGCGAGATCACCGCTCTGTCGGACACGAAGTTCCTGGTCGACGAGCGGGACGGCAACTTCGAGCCGTTCGCGCAGAAGAACCTCTACGAGATCGACATCAACGGCGCCACCGACGTCAGCGGCCTGACGATCGGCGGGAAGTCGCCCGAGGCGTTCGTCGGGAAGAAGGGCACCAATGACGCGCTGGCCGCGCTCACCGGCGCCGGTGTGCACGTCGCGCAGAAGCAGCCGTACCTCAACGTCGGCACGCTGGTGAGCCAACTCGACCCCAGCGGTGCGTTCTTCTCGCACGACAAGGTCGAGGGCGTCGCCACCACGGACGCCGGCAAGACGCTGTACCTGTCCAACGACGACGACTTCGGCATCGACACCATCGCCGTGGACCCCGACGGCAAGTGGACGGTCCACCAGAAGGTGATGCCGCCCACCGGCCAGACCGACAACGGGGAGATCCTGAAGGTCGACACCACCAAGCTCCCGGCGGTGCTCAAGACCGTCACGGTGACGATCCACGTCCGCTGA
- a CDS encoding glycoside hydrolase family 43 protein gives MKLLRSLYGATAFTLCGALAAVLALVCPAPAQAARTSIHNADPSVIRVGGTYISAESAGGGIAVREASSPDALGAATAQKVWSDTAGRGEVWAPEIVVDSGRYYIYFTSGTGSAHRMYVISSATANSGYGAETELALPDDKWAIDGNMFAFNGQRWFVWSGWDGDTNVEQNLYIARMSSPTTPTGARFIISQPRESWERVVGDPYINEAPAAIKDPNGQLHIVYSANGSWSDQYCMADLRLRAGGDPTYVWDWYKSNGCLFGSHAATMMSGWDPTLYVDGPGSHSFVLLDGDINTSPPAGPTFPLMFTAVPKGTPYSWANRYWFSGSFCWWGNTTYTRANVPGATSDTGWSLKFFE, from the coding sequence ATGAAGCTCCTGCGAAGTCTCTACGGCGCGACGGCCTTCACCCTGTGCGGTGCGCTGGCCGCGGTGCTCGCACTGGTGTGCCCCGCGCCCGCGCAAGCGGCCCGGACCAGCATCCACAACGCCGACCCGAGCGTGATCAGGGTCGGCGGCACCTACATCTCCGCGGAGTCCGCCGGCGGCGGCATCGCGGTGCGGGAGGCGTCCTCTCCGGACGCTCTCGGCGCGGCAACCGCCCAGAAGGTCTGGTCGGACACCGCGGGCCGCGGTGAGGTGTGGGCCCCGGAGATCGTGGTGGACAGCGGCCGTTACTACATCTATTTCACGTCCGGCACCGGATCGGCCCACCGGATGTACGTGATCAGCTCCGCCACCGCGAACAGCGGATACGGCGCCGAGACCGAACTGGCCCTGCCCGACGACAAGTGGGCCATCGACGGCAACATGTTCGCCTTCAACGGGCAGCGCTGGTTCGTCTGGTCGGGCTGGGACGGCGACACCAACGTCGAACAGAACCTCTACATCGCCCGGATGAGCAGCCCCACCACGCCGACCGGCGCGCGCTTCATCATCTCGCAGCCGCGTGAGAGCTGGGAGCGGGTGGTCGGCGACCCCTACATCAACGAAGCGCCGGCGGCGATCAAGGACCCCAACGGCCAACTGCACATCGTCTACTCGGCCAACGGAAGCTGGAGCGACCAGTACTGCATGGCCGACCTGCGGCTGCGGGCCGGCGGTGACCCGACGTACGTCTGGGACTGGTACAAGTCCAACGGCTGCCTGTTCGGCTCCCACGCGGCCACGATGATGTCCGGCTGGGACCCGACGCTCTACGTCGACGGCCCCGGCAGCCACAGCTTCGTCCTGCTCGACGGCGACATCAACACCAGCCCGCCGGCCGGCCCGACGTTCCCGCTGATGTTCACCGCGGTGCCGAAGGGGACGCCGTACTCGTGGGCCAACCGGTACTGGTTCAGCGGGAGTTTTTGCTGGTGGGGCAATACCACCTACACCCGGGCCAACGTCCCCGGCGCGACCAGCGACACGGGGTGGAGTCTGAAGTTCTTCGAGTGA